In Manduca sexta isolate Smith_Timp_Sample1 chromosome 23, JHU_Msex_v1.0, whole genome shotgun sequence, one DNA window encodes the following:
- the LOC115448109 gene encoding uncharacterized protein K02A2.6, which produces MAEDRNTITGLKPPEFKELNAEGFKRWKRRFEIYRKASGADKKPEDVQVALLLHCMGETCIDIYATFEIDEKQSTYEEVITKFYDYFVPRENLSVNAHMFFMRNQNEGESLDQYLTELRKLAIQCKFGEQQERLIKDKLITGIIDKTAKNRLLREPDLTLQKAIEICKAAELSAERLQKTESSISGQVNKINNRSMPSQYPRSRSKSRSRTDTMQTFRQTTGRSTVISKQCQRCGKLHDKRNCPAYNKICLKCNKIGHFAKQCQSGRHIKQLYTNYKTNHNLITETKLNSVCINNVSASNRDWSENVYFVDLNKNLEFKLDTGAQCNVLPKNLCYKIGICTFEKSNLQLSNYNGDPIPTLGQVSLKCKIGKENQFITFQVCHGKLLPILGLDTIDKFKLIKRIPSSLNKNNTQIQKIDSKDTMLEKYKDVFEGLGQIKEYEYKIILRNDWQGKIEPCRHVPFKLLTKLKSELDNLEKIGVISKIEKPTDFVSSLVITSKPDGSIRVCLDPQYLNSQIKREHIMIPTLEEITSKLSGSTVFSTLDANKAFFMLKLSNDSKEFTTFITPYGRYYYNRLPFGLSSSPEVFHRVYKNIFKDIEGVEIYIDDVLIHARNEETHDKILEKVLKRAKESGIKFNIKKCQFKQKEVKYLGHILSSEGVKIDKNRVKAITEMREPKDQKELHRFLGMITYISRFIPNVSEVTAPLRELIKKDVIFMWGNRQQESYNMLKKLISEPPVLKYFQINQLITLSVDASKDGLGSVLLQNAQPVAYGSRALTDTEKLYSQIEKESLAILYGCTKFNQYLYGQKFVVETNHKPLVAIFSKPLNKCPIRLQRIRLALQPYMFELIYKPGKELLIADHLSRSFINDTSKTYDLDNKCYAHVAMVINNYDITDKKLKEIIEETAKDEKLVKIIKYIREGWPENKWQVESEIKCYYSYRDELGEWEGLIVKGNQIVIPKSMRKEILGKIHYAHLGIEKCKQLARKTIFWPNMSKEIEDLIQNCDTCKSFQNRNRKEEMIEKEIPEGPWQIVATDIFFLYRNPYILVVDAYSKFVEIEKLSSLSAQDTINSCKQIFARYGIPKLVYSDSGTQFTGLEFKKFSGSWNFEHKIVSPKHHQGNGLAERHIQTIKNILKKLIYDNKDIYLGLLLHRNTPIDNNLKTAAELMFNRNIRTIIPSFEGRFIKHNVINYREKLIEKQRKQKLQYDQGCRNLQDLTEGNVVKIQNESGEKPHKSGIVIGKSNGPRSYKIRKENGDIIVRNRRMLIKGGKYKDSIIDDWGDCENDSIEGKEFIESQDRHEPETKHVRFEINNHNEKTV; this is translated from the coding sequence ATGGCAGAAGACAGAAATACAATTACGGGATTGAAACCCCCAGAATTTAAGGAACTAAACGCTGAAGGATTTAAGAGATGGAAAAGAAGATTCGAAATATATAGAAAGGCGTCGGGAGCGGACAAGAAACCAGAAGATGTTCAAGTCGCATTATTACTTCACTGCATGGGTGAAACTTGCATCGACATTTACGCTACGTTTGAGATTGACGAGAAGCAATCTACGTATGAAGAGGTAATAACtaaattttatgattacttCGTACCGCGAGAGAATCTTAGTGTGAATGCGCACATGTTTTTTATGCGAAATCAAAATGAAGGTGAATCGTTGGATCAGTACCTGACAGAGTTGAGGAAACTAGCAATCCAATGCAAGTTTGGCGAACAGCAAGAACGcttaataaaagataaattaattacaggTATTATAGATAAAACTGCTAAAAATAGATTATTAAGAGAACCCGACTTAACATTACAGAAAGCTATTGAAATTTGTAAAGCTGCAGAACTATCAGCGGAAAGGTTGCAGAAAACAGAAAGTAGTATATCTGGACAAGtaaataagattaataataGGTCTATGCCGAGCCAATATCCAAGATCAAGATCAAAGTCAAGAAGTAGAACTGATACTATGCAGACTTTTAGGCAGACAACGGGCAGGTCAACAGTaatttcaaaacaatgtcaGCGATGTGGTAAGCTACATGACAAAAGAAATTGTCccgcttataataaaatttgtttaaagtgCAATAAAATTGGCCATTTTGCTAAACAATGCCAATCAGGCAGACATATTAAACAATTGTacacaaattacaaaacaaatcatAATCTAATTACTGAAACTAAATTAAACAGTGTTTGTATCAATAATGTATCTGCATCAAATAGAGATTGGTCAGAAAATGTATACTTTGTGgatttaaataagaatttagaatttaaattagataCTGGTGCACAATGTAATGTTTTACCAAAAAACCTTTGTTACAAAATAGGCATATGTACATTTGAAAAATCTAATCTACAATTGTCAAATTATAATGGTGATCCCATACCTACATTGGGACAAGTTtccttaaaatgtaaaattggtAAAGAAAATCAGTTCATAACATTTCAAGTCTGTCATGGAAAGCTATTACCTATATTGGGGTTGGACACaatagataaatttaaattgattaaaagaaTTCCaagttcattaaataaaaataatacacaaatacaaaaaattgaTAGTAAAGACACaatgttagaaaaatataaagatgtTTTTGAAGGCTTAGGACAGATTAAAGAATatgagtataaaattattttaagaaatgacTGGCAAGGCAAGATTGAACCTTGTAGACATGTACCatttaaacttttaacaaaattaaaatctgaATTAGATAACTTAGAGAAGATAGGggtaatttcaaaaatagagaAACCCACAGATTTTGTTAGCAGTCTAGTCATTACTTCAAAGCCAGACGGGTCTATTAGAGTCTGCTTAGACccacaatatttaaatagtcaGATTAAACGGGAACATATTATGATACCCACACTAGAAGAAATAACCTCTAAATTAAGTGGTAGTACAGTCTTTAGTACGTTAGACGCTAATAAAGCCTTTTTCATGTTAAAATTAAGCAATGATAGTAAAGAATTTACAACATTCATTACACCCTAtggtagatattattataataggttaCCTTTTGGTTTATCATCTAGCCCAGAAGTGTTTCATagagtttataaaaacatatttaaagatattgaaGGTGTAGAAATTTACATTGATGATGTATTAATTCATGCTAGAAATGAAGAAACCCATGATAAGATTCTAGAAAAAGTGTTGAAAAGAGCAAAAGAAAGtggaattaaattcaatataaaaaaatgtcagtTCAAACAAAAAGAAGTTAAGTATTTAGGACATATTTTAAGTAGTGAAGGAGTGAAAATTGATAAGAATAGAGTAAAAGCTATTACAGAAATGAGGGAACCTAAAGATCAGAAAGAATTGCATAGATTTTTAGGAATGATTACATATATCTCTAGATTTATACCAAATGTATCTGAAGTGACAGCACCATTAAGAGAATTAATTAAGAAAGATGTAATTTTCATGTGGGGAAATAGACAGCAAGAGTCGTATAACatgttaaagaaattaattagtGAACCCCCAGTACTTAAATACTTTCAAATTAACCAATTGATAACTTTGAGTGTAGATGCATCCAAGGATGGTTTAGGTTCAGTACTTTTACAAAATGCTCAACCAGTAGCTTATGGTTCAAGAGCATTAACAGACACAGAGAAATTGTACAGTCAAATTGAAAAAGAAAGTCTAGCCATTCTTTATGGATGTActaaatttaatcaatatttgtATGGTCAGAAATTTGTTGTGGAAACAAACCACAAACCGTTGGTGGCAATATTCTCAAAACCTTTAAATAAATGTCCGATTAGATTACAAAGAATAAGACTAGCATTACAACCTTATatgtttgaattaatttataaacctgGTAAAGAATTATTAATTGCTGACCACTTAAGTAGGTCTTTCATAAATGATACATCTAAAACATATGATTTAGATAATAAATGTTATGCACATGTTGCTATggtgataaataattatgatataacagataaaaaattaaaggagATAATAGAGGAAACGGCAAAAGATGagaaattagtaaaaataattaaatatattagagaAGGTTGGCCCGAAAATAAGTGGCAAGTAGAAAGTGAAATAAAGTGTTATTATAGTTATAGAGATGAGTTAGGTGAATGGGAAGGTTTGATAGTAAAAGGAAATCAAATTGTGATACCAAAAAGTATGAGAAAAGAAATTCTAGGTAAGATACACTATGCACACTTAGGAATCgagaaatgtaaacaattagcaagaaaaacaatattttggcCTAATATGTCTAAAGAAATAGaagatttaatacaaaattgtgATACATGCAAAAGTTTTCAGAATAGGAATAGGAAAGAGGAAATGATTGAAAAAGAAATACCTGAGGGACCTTGGCAAATAGTAGCAActgatattttctttctttatagaAATCCATATATACTAGTGGTAGATGCTTATAGTAAATTTGTGGAAATAGAAAAGTTAAGTTCTTTGTCAGCTCAAGACACAATTAATagttgtaaacaaatatttgcacgcTATGGAATACCTAAATTAGTATATTCAGATTCAGGAACTCAATTTACAGGACtagaatttaaaaagttttcagGTAGTTGGAATTTTGAACATAAGATAGTTAGTCCAAAACATCATCAAGGCAATGGGTTAGCAGAAAGACACatacaaactattaaaaatattttgaaaaaattaatatatgataACAAAGACATCTATTTGGGTCTTCTTTTACATAGGAATACACCTATAGATAATAACTTGAAAACAGCAGCCGAACTTATGTTTAATAGGAATATTAGGACTATCATACCATCTTTTGAAGGACGTTTCATAAagcataatgtaataaattatagagaAAAACTAATTGAAAAACAAAGAAAGCAAAAGTTACAATATGATCAGGGATGTAGGAATTTACAGGATTTAACTGAAGGAAatgtagtaaaaatacaaaatgaaagcGGAGAGAAACCACATAAAAGTGGGATAGTGATAGGAAAAAGTAATGGACCGAGatcatataaaataagaaaagagaACGGTGATATAATAGTAAGGAATAGGAGAATGTTGATAAAAGGAGGAAAATATAAGGATAGTATTATAGATGATTGGGGTGATTGTGAAAATGATAGTATAGAAGGAAAAGAATTTATTGAAAGTCAAGATAGACATGAACCGGAAACAAAGCATGTaagatttgaaattaataatcataatgaaAAAACTGTGTAA
- the LOC115448110 gene encoding protein-glucosylgalactosylhydroxylysine glucosidase produces MWRFVTRNKQVTAMVALLAVAAALVIVLATKGGGKRITTDDVEEPEDVSGDPHVFAAFSLPSNNRFMPSIGNGHIAANVFGDTVYMNGLYNGHKGESHRARIPNWANIRLNSTLTRHPFSPVYSLNTKEGVFKVRVDRERSIVTQMIYAHRYYTRALINQIKVDSKTHNDPSFIHHEIWVAISLMPGPDSKDVAFQNPVPEIINGRTIWSSCGQTWESEDTTYQPMPVDVCAYWTSVPDHLVVPQHGSRIFTFAMTADKNRTVAKEELIKVLQEDGEKLYEKHVEEWQKLYLEGGIKIEGNLKLAKIVHGIWYYFLSSLPSAKSYQPLDRFYGLSPTGLATGGTFEDYEGHNFWDTETWMFPSILLLYPRYAKTLIQYRLDTAYVAAELAKLTGHKGYRFPWESAYTGVEVTQPCCPLVAEFQQHISGCISFATRQYLATTRDEEWLKQGGCAIVTHIADFWASRAIINYTTGLYDIENVMGPDEDHSNVSNSVFTNVVAGYSLYLAQYVSCLCKDYFMAKDPDHWADIAWSLALPYDEALDYHPQFEGYPRGEEIKQADAVLLGFPLQYKMNVSTRANDLSYYESVTRSDGPAMTWSMHTIGHLQLQDNVKAAELFNKSYQSYVREPFKVWSELQRPDIGAMNFFTGMGGFLQTLIFGYAGISIHLDRLEINWPQLPPEATRFKVKGIKYLGSNLILDIQTSRMKLIVTEVDDNWPLVMNNGRYNVTLVPGMSVTLTGTGPFTIRSKPWKECKLPADIIGNNYLRPIGL; encoded by the exons ATGTGGCGTTTCGTGACGAGGAATAAGCAAGTGACGGCTATGGTGGCGCTGCTGGCGGTAGCCGCGGCGCTGGTCATCGTCCTTGCTACCAAGGGTGGTGGGAAACGTATCACCACTGATGATGTAGAGGAACCTGAAGATGTCAGCGGCGATCCGCATGTGTTTGCTGCTTTTAG CCTTCCGTCAAACAACCGTTTCATGCCCTCAATCGGCAACGGTCACATCGCAGCAAACGTCTTCGGCGATACAGTCTACATGAATGGCTTATACAATGGACATAAGGGTGAAAGTCATCGAGCCAGGATACCCAATTGGGCCAATATCAGACTTAACTCTACACTCACACGACATCCGTTTAGCCCAGTCTATAGTTTAAATACTAAAGAAGGAGTGTTCAAAGTGAGGGTAGACAGGGAAAGGTCGATTGTCACGCAAATGATTTACGCCCATCGGTATTACACGAGGGCTTTGATCAACCAAATCAAAGTTGATTCGAAGACTCATAACG ATCCAAGCTTCATCCACCACGAAATCTGGGTAGCAATATCTCTGATGCCAGGGCCGGATAGCAAAGACGTAGCATTCCAGAATCCAGTTCCAGAGATCATCAACGGTCGAACTATCTGGAGTTCCTGTGGACAGACCTGGGAGTCTGAGGACACGACTTACCAGCCCATGCCTGTAGACGTGTGTGCCTACTGGACATCTGTACCTGATCATCTGGTGGTGCCTCAGCATGGCTCCAGGATTTTCACTTTCGCCATGACGGCGGATAAGAATAGGACGGTGGCGAAAGAGGAGCTCATAAAAG TATTGCAGGAGGACGGTGAGAAATTGTACGAGAAACATGTTGAAGAGTGGCAGAAGCTGTACCTTGAAGGTGGAATTAAGATTGAAGGCAATTTGAAATTG GCGAAGATTGTTCACGGGATCTGGTATTACTTCTTAAGCTCTTTACCATCAGCGAAGTCTTATCAACCATTGGACCGGTTCTACGGCCTCAGCCCTACCGGCCTCGCCACAGGAGGCACCTTCGAAGATTATGAAG GTCACAACTTCTGGGACACGGAGACGTGGATGTTCCCGTCCATCTTGCTGTTGTATCCTCGGTACGCGAAGACGCTCATCCAATACCGACTCGACACCGCTTACGTGGCAGCAGAACTCGCTAAACTCACTGGCCATAAGGGATACAG ATTCCCATGGGAGAGCGCGTATACCGGGGTAGAAGTGACGCAGCCGTGCTGCCCGCTGGTGGCAGAGTTCCAACAACACATCTCGGGCTGCATATCGTTCGCGACTCGCCAGTATCTGGCTACCACGAGAGATGAGGAGTGGTTGAAG CAAGGCGGCTGTGCTATCGTGACGCATATAGCTGATTTCTGGGCTTCTCGCGCCATCATTAACTACACTACTGGCCTTTATGATATAGAGA ATGTGATGGGACCTGACGAGGATCACAGCAATGTTTCAAATTCAGTATTCACCAACGTAGTGGCTGGATACTCGCTTTATTTAGCACA ATACGTGTCCTGCCTCTGCAAAGACTACTTCATGGCGAAAGACCCGGACCACTGGGCGGACATCGCCTGGAGTCTAGCGTTGCCTTACGATGAGGCGTTAGACTATCATCCCCAGTTCGAAGGATATCCACGAGGAGAGGAGATCAAGCAGGCAGATGCTGTACTCTTGGGATTCCCGTTGCAGTACAAAATGAATGT ATCGACGCGAGCAAACGATCTATCATACTACGAGTCAGTGACTCGGTCAGACGGACCCGCCATGACATGGAGCATGCACACCATAGGACACCTCCAACTGCAAGACAATGTAAAGGCGGCTGAGCTGTTCAACAAAAGCTACCAGAGTTATGTCAGAGAACCTTTTAAG GTGTGGTCTGAACTCCAACGACCCGACATCGGGGCGATGAATTTCTTCACGGGCATGGGAGGGTTCTTACAAACTCTCATATTCGGATACGCCGGCATCAGCATACATCTAGACCGGCTGGAGATCAATTGGCCGCAGCTGCCGCCCGAAGCCACCAGGTTTAAAGTTAAAG GTATAAAGTACCTAGGTTCGAATCTAATCCTGGACATCCAGACTTCTAGGATGAAGTTGATAGTGACGGAAGTGGACGACAACTGGCCGTTGGTTATGAACAATGGAAGGTATAACGTCACGCTGGTCCCGGGTATGTCGG TAACACTCACAGGCACAGGACCGTTTACAATACGATCAAAGCCGTGGAAGGAATGCAAGCTGCCGGCCGACATCATCGGGAACAACTATCTCCGACCAATAGGGTTATAG